A single Paenibacillus kribbensis DNA region contains:
- a CDS encoding ABC1 kinase family protein: MAVRMKHAGRYREIAMALARHGFGYMVEEMGLFQLLSLPRKWLTREAPESKTLGERIRLVLEDLGPAFIKLGQLASTRADLLPETIIRELVKLQDQVPPFSPEMARGILEQELGTSLEGILARFDDVPLAAASIGQVHLGKLHSGEMVAIKIQRPGVNRIIRRDLDILRELTAMAAKRWEWVERYQLRQMVEELGKSLIQELDYNHEARNTEKIALQFEQDPHIYIPKIYWDHTSSRILTMEFLEGTHLGSREELLRRGYNLKELAQQLVNSMLHQIFIEGFFHADPHPGNLLVLKNGRLAYLDFGMTGRLSEEMRNHLASLIIALMRKNTDAMVRAIERLGLVEPATDLNALRADLDKMREDYADVPFSQVSIGDALNDLFGAAQRHRIGLPSDVLLLGKALLTLEGVVELLDSDLSIIALAEPFGNKLLKERFSGRRIRGKLLGGATELVETLMELPGQARHLASIISKGKLKLEVTVPELEMLLRRLDQISNRLSFSIVLLAFSIIMVGLIIGSSLNHQATVLWNVPAIEIGFVVALLMVAFLLYSIFKSGRF, translated from the coding sequence ATGGCAGTTCGTATGAAGCATGCCGGTCGTTACCGGGAAATTGCCATGGCGCTGGCGCGTCATGGCTTTGGCTATATGGTGGAAGAAATGGGCCTGTTCCAGCTGCTGTCACTGCCACGCAAATGGCTGACGAGAGAAGCTCCCGAGTCCAAAACGCTGGGTGAACGGATACGACTGGTGCTGGAGGACCTGGGGCCTGCATTCATCAAGCTTGGGCAGTTGGCAAGCACGCGTGCCGACCTGCTGCCGGAGACGATTATCCGTGAGCTGGTCAAGCTTCAGGATCAGGTGCCGCCTTTTTCGCCTGAAATGGCGCGAGGCATTTTGGAGCAGGAGCTGGGCACGTCATTGGAGGGCATACTGGCTCGTTTTGACGATGTTCCGCTGGCTGCTGCTTCGATTGGACAGGTGCATCTGGGCAAGCTGCACAGCGGTGAGATGGTCGCCATTAAAATCCAGCGTCCAGGCGTTAACCGCATCATCCGACGAGATTTGGACATTTTGCGGGAATTGACCGCAATGGCAGCCAAGCGTTGGGAATGGGTGGAGCGTTACCAGCTTCGCCAAATGGTAGAGGAACTGGGGAAATCGCTCATTCAGGAGCTGGACTACAACCATGAGGCCCGTAATACAGAGAAGATCGCGCTCCAATTTGAGCAGGACCCACATATCTATATTCCGAAAATATATTGGGATCATACCTCTTCCCGCATACTGACCATGGAGTTTCTGGAAGGAACCCATTTGGGTAGTCGCGAAGAGTTGTTACGCCGTGGATATAACTTGAAAGAACTGGCGCAGCAGTTGGTGAACAGCATGCTGCATCAGATTTTTATAGAGGGCTTTTTTCATGCCGATCCTCATCCCGGGAATTTGCTTGTCCTGAAAAATGGCCGTCTCGCTTACCTCGACTTTGGCATGACCGGGCGACTAAGTGAAGAGATGAGGAATCATCTGGCCTCCCTCATTATTGCATTGATGCGCAAAAACACCGATGCCATGGTGCGGGCCATCGAACGGCTGGGCCTGGTCGAACCGGCCACCGATTTGAATGCGCTGCGTGCCGATCTGGACAAGATGCGCGAAGATTACGCGGATGTTCCTTTCTCACAGGTCAGCATTGGCGATGCTCTGAACGACCTGTTTGGTGCAGCACAGCGCCATCGAATCGGTCTGCCGTCAGATGTTCTGCTGCTGGGCAAGGCGTTGCTGACATTGGAGGGAGTCGTTGAATTGCTTGACTCCGATCTCAGCATCATCGCATTGGCGGAGCCTTTCGGCAACAAGCTGCTGAAGGAACGTTTCAGTGGTCGCCGCATTCGGGGCAAGCTGCTGGGCGGTGCGACCGAACTGGTGGAGACGCTCATGGAGCTGCCTGGACAGGCGCGGCATTTGGCCTCCATTATCAGCAAAGGCAAGCTCAAGCTGGAGGTCACCGTACCAGAGCTGGAAATGCTCCTGCGCAGGCTGGATCAGATCAGCAATCGCCTGTCATTCAGCATTGTACTGTTAGCGTTCAGCATTATTATGGTTGGCCTGATTATTGGTTCATCGTTGAACCACCAGGCGACGGTGCTGTGGAATGTGCCTGCTATTGAAATTGGTTTTGTCGTGGCGCTCTTGATGGTTGCCTTTTTATTGTATTCTATCTTTAAATCAGGGAGATTTTAG
- a CDS encoding cysteine ABC transporter substrate-binding protein, with the protein MRKGMKFTTLLLALSLLLVGLTGCAGGGDTNGSSGSAKFASIEDIKKNGKIRIGVFADKPPFGYVDSEGKNQGFDVYIAKRFAKDLLGDESKVEFVLVDAASRVAYLESNKVDIIMANFTVTDERKEKVDFTNPYMKLSFGIVSPDSAPITTIDQLRNSDQKLIVAKGTTAETYFTKNYPDIKLLKFDQYTEIFSALKDKRGVAIANDNTELIAWAKANPGFTVTIPSFGGQDTIAPAVAKGNKELLDWINNELATLGKENFVHQAYKDTLTSVYGEGFTDQLVVEGGKVN; encoded by the coding sequence ATGAGAAAAGGAATGAAGTTCACGACGTTATTACTGGCTTTGAGCTTGCTGCTCGTCGGTTTGACGGGATGTGCAGGAGGCGGCGATACCAACGGTAGTTCAGGCTCGGCTAAATTTGCTTCGATTGAGGACATTAAAAAGAATGGCAAGATTCGAATCGGTGTATTCGCGGATAAGCCGCCTTTTGGCTACGTGGATTCGGAAGGGAAGAATCAAGGCTTTGACGTCTACATTGCGAAGCGGTTTGCCAAAGATCTCTTGGGCGACGAGTCCAAGGTGGAATTTGTACTGGTGGATGCCGCCAGCCGGGTCGCCTATTTGGAATCCAACAAGGTAGATATCATCATGGCTAATTTTACTGTAACGGATGAGCGTAAAGAAAAAGTCGATTTTACCAACCCGTATATGAAATTATCCTTTGGCATTGTATCACCCGACAGCGCTCCAATCACCACGATAGACCAATTGCGGAATTCGGATCAAAAGCTGATTGTTGCCAAGGGAACGACGGCTGAAACCTATTTTACGAAAAATTATCCCGACATCAAGCTGCTCAAATTCGATCAATACACAGAAATCTTCTCAGCCCTCAAGGACAAACGCGGCGTCGCCATTGCCAACGATAATACAGAGCTGATCGCTTGGGCAAAGGCCAACCCCGGCTTCACGGTAACCATCCCTTCCTTTGGTGGTCAAGATACGATTGCACCCGCAGTAGCGAAGGGAAATAAGGAGCTGTTGGACTGGATCAACAATGAGCTGGCTACACTGGGCAAGGAAAACTTCGTGCATCAAGCCTATAAGGACACACTGACCTCCGTTTACGGAGAAGGCTTTACGGATCAATTAGTCGTAGAGGGCGGCAAAGTGAATTAA
- a CDS encoding SulP family inorganic anion transporter: protein MNLRQQWFGNIRADILAGMTVALALIPEAIAFSIIAGVNPMVGLYASISMAIVISFAGGRPAMISAATGAVAVLVVGLVKDHGVEYLFAATILAGIIQVLLGVLKIGRFISFISQPVMTGFVNALAILVFMAQLTHFHGANWIMYVMVAGTLLIVYILPKFTKSIPAPLTAIIIMTIITYVFGLNVKTVGDIGTLTSSLPSFHLPQIEWSWHTLWILLPYSFTMALVGLLESLLTASILDEMTETKSDKNQEARGQGIANFINGFFGGMGGCAMIGQSVINVSSGGRGRLSTFTAGVFLAFLLLVLGGVVKEVPMGALVGVMFMVCIGTVDWNALRNIAKVPKADTFIMVMTVIIVVATHDLSKGVIAGVLLSALHFGWKMAKIRISVTEDSDEKVYHVAGPMFFASTTHFVDHFEPADDPKHVVVDFSHSHIWDHSAVTAIGKVLQKYTKSGKSITLRGLNEESRLIVEKLGGPLVTEPLV, encoded by the coding sequence ATGAATCTTAGACAACAATGGTTCGGTAATATCCGGGCCGATATACTTGCGGGCATGACCGTGGCGCTGGCGCTGATTCCAGAGGCCATTGCCTTCTCGATCATAGCGGGTGTCAATCCCATGGTCGGACTGTACGCCTCCATCTCCATGGCCATTGTCATTTCCTTTGCAGGCGGCCGCCCGGCGATGATCTCGGCAGCAACCGGGGCGGTAGCAGTACTGGTGGTCGGCTTGGTGAAGGATCATGGCGTGGAGTATTTGTTTGCAGCTACCATTTTGGCAGGGATTATTCAGGTGCTGCTGGGTGTTTTGAAAATAGGCCGTTTTATCAGCTTTATTTCGCAGCCGGTCATGACCGGGTTTGTGAATGCACTGGCGATCCTCGTCTTTATGGCCCAGCTTACCCATTTTCATGGAGCGAACTGGATCATGTATGTGATGGTAGCGGGTACGCTGCTCATTGTGTATATTTTACCAAAATTCACAAAAAGCATTCCTGCTCCATTGACGGCCATTATCATTATGACGATCATTACGTATGTATTTGGATTGAATGTGAAAACCGTAGGAGATATCGGTACGCTAACCAGCTCCTTGCCTTCATTCCATTTGCCTCAAATTGAGTGGTCGTGGCATACTTTATGGATTTTACTGCCGTATTCCTTTACGATGGCATTGGTCGGATTGCTGGAGTCTCTGCTGACAGCCAGTATTCTGGATGAAATGACCGAGACGAAAAGCGATAAAAACCAGGAAGCTCGCGGGCAAGGGATTGCCAACTTTATAAATGGCTTTTTTGGCGGTATGGGCGGTTGTGCGATGATCGGGCAATCGGTCATTAATGTTAGCTCGGGCGGCAGAGGACGTTTGTCCACTTTCACGGCTGGGGTGTTTTTGGCCTTTTTGCTGTTAGTGCTTGGTGGGGTTGTAAAAGAAGTGCCAATGGGCGCATTGGTGGGCGTCATGTTCATGGTATGTATCGGGACTGTGGACTGGAATGCACTCCGAAATATTGCCAAGGTACCCAAGGCAGACACGTTTATTATGGTTATGACGGTGATCATCGTGGTGGCTACGCATGATTTGTCCAAGGGCGTGATCGCAGGCGTACTGCTAAGTGCATTGCATTTTGGCTGGAAAATGGCTAAAATCCGCATCAGTGTGACAGAGGATAGCGATGAAAAGGTGTACCATGTTGCGGGTCCGATGTTTTTCGCTTCAACCACTCATTTTGTCGATCATTTTGAACCTGCAGATGATCCAAAGCATGTTGTGGTGGACTTTAGCCATTCGCATATTTGGGATCACTCGGCGGTTACTGCCATTGGCAAGGTGTTGCAAAAATACACGAAATCCGGCAAATCCATCACCCTGCGGGGGCTGAATGAGGAGAGCCGTTTGATTGTAGAGAAGCTCGGCGGTCCCTTGGTTACAGAGCCGCTTGTGTGA
- a CDS encoding amino acid ABC transporter permease, translating to MLSSGINVLFEGSNLERLLGGLLVTLEIAFISIMIGTLLGILMGLLRTLKSRPIRFVLRFYLETFRIIPILVWLYVVYFGFTPLLNVNISGELTAIIVFSLWGAAEIGDIVRGALESLPKHQVESGQALGLTYGQLYRHVLIPQAVRRMLPGSINLATRMIKTTSLVVLIGVVEVVKVGQQIIELGVIKAPSASFWVYGFIFILYFLVCYPLSRLSKRFERRWQN from the coding sequence ATGCTGAGTTCGGGGATTAATGTGCTTTTTGAAGGTTCCAATTTGGAGCGTCTATTAGGGGGATTGCTCGTTACGCTGGAGATTGCGTTTATTTCAATTATGATCGGTACTCTATTAGGCATCCTGATGGGGCTGCTGCGCACCTTAAAATCAAGGCCGATTCGGTTTGTGCTGAGATTCTATTTGGAGACATTTCGCATTATTCCGATTTTGGTGTGGTTATATGTCGTGTATTTTGGATTTACTCCTTTGCTGAATGTGAATATCAGCGGGGAATTAACGGCCATTATCGTATTCAGCCTGTGGGGAGCGGCGGAGATTGGCGACATCGTTCGTGGTGCGCTGGAATCACTGCCCAAGCATCAGGTGGAATCCGGGCAGGCATTGGGGCTGACCTATGGGCAATTATACCGTCATGTGCTCATTCCCCAGGCGGTGCGCCGAATGCTTCCGGGTTCTATTAATCTGGCGACACGGATGATCAAAACAACGTCATTAGTAGTGCTGATCGGTGTAGTGGAAGTGGTCAAGGTCGGGCAGCAGATTATTGAGCTTGGTGTAATCAAAGCGCCTTCGGCATCCTTTTGGGTGTACGGCTTTATTTTCATATTGTATTTTCTCGTATGCTATCCGTTATCCAGACTTTCCAAAAGATTTGAACGCAGATGGCAAAATTAG
- a CDS encoding AbrB/MazE/SpoVT family DNA-binding domain-containing protein, with protein sequence MKRTGMTRPLDSLGRIVLPKELRMTMEIDIGDPLEFFIEDQTLMLRKYKSTNCVFCGAVDTNTYFKDQFICDECAASMKTEDLIPVTTAETNSPPLKQNMHIKKIYQRTDVILEKMRELMEEHPASSQKQLASMLGVSQGRISQLKKLM encoded by the coding sequence ATGAAAAGGACTGGAATGACCCGGCCCTTGGACAGCTTGGGACGAATTGTGCTTCCGAAAGAGTTGCGCATGACGATGGAGATTGACATCGGCGATCCATTAGAGTTTTTTATTGAAGACCAGACACTCATGCTCCGTAAGTACAAATCAACCAATTGCGTTTTTTGCGGTGCGGTTGATACCAACACCTATTTTAAAGATCAGTTTATTTGCGATGAATGTGCAGCCTCAATGAAAACGGAAGATTTGATTCCAGTCACGACGGCTGAAACCAATTCGCCTCCACTAAAGCAAAATATGCATATCAAAAAAATTTATCAGCGCACAGACGTTATTTTGGAGAAAATGAGAGAACTGATGGAGGAGCATCCCGCATCTTCACAAAAACAACTCGCCTCCATGCTTGGCGTGAGCCAGGGAAGAATTTCCCAACTGAAAAAGCTCATGTAG
- a CDS encoding putative metal homeostasis protein, with amino-acid sequence MAKADVAAVRRQLSSPNKVMRRRALRTIKATKRAS; translated from the coding sequence ATGGCGAAAGCAGATGTGGCAGCTGTCCGAAGACAACTCAGCAGTCCCAACAAAGTCATGCGTAGACGAGCTTTGAGAACAATCAAAGCTACGAAGCGCGCGAGTTAG
- a CDS encoding cobyrinate a,c-diamide synthase: MTDVMKQAVQPDPSATALRSRIVVAGTGSGAGKTTVTLGLMKAFADSGLRVQGFKCGPDYIDPTYHTAATGTPSRNLDSWMTSADTVRETFIRASEGADISVIEGVMGLYDGKDPLSNTGSTAEIAMLTDSPVLLVVDVRSMARSAAAIVLGFQRLEPKLRIAGVIVNRCGSQGHYSIVRKAIEQECGIPVLGWLKRDDGLDIPERHLGLVPAVERGELEPLFQRAAELIRAGTDLEALRALADSAPPLSLPAQPLFAPDRLPAEGSQVATGERPVIAVAKDAAFNFYYPENLDLLRQSGAEIAYFSPLAGERVPQHASGLYLGGGFPEEFAAAIAANTGFLEDIRSAVRQDMPIFAECGGYMVLARTLTDRAGSVHRMAGVIPSDVRMQEKRAALGYREATALQDCLLLEAGETIRGHEFHYSVMAYDESSTPYPYAYQTKGMRGLQSEGYAQGNLLAAYTHIHLASLPKAAARWVEKCRAYGQ, encoded by the coding sequence CGCGTGCAGGGTTTTAAGTGCGGGCCGGATTATATTGATCCGACCTATCATACGGCCGCGACCGGAACGCCTTCCCGTAATCTCGATTCCTGGATGACCTCAGCGGATACGGTACGTGAAACCTTTATCCGTGCTTCCGAAGGGGCGGATATTTCCGTGATTGAAGGCGTCATGGGCTTGTATGACGGCAAGGACCCGCTCAGCAATACCGGGTCGACCGCCGAAATCGCCATGCTGACTGACAGCCCTGTATTGCTGGTTGTCGACGTGCGCAGCATGGCACGCAGCGCGGCCGCTATTGTGCTCGGCTTTCAGCGCCTGGAGCCCAAGCTGCGCATTGCGGGCGTGATCGTAAATCGCTGCGGAAGCCAGGGGCATTACAGCATCGTCAGGAAGGCGATTGAGCAGGAGTGCGGTATCCCCGTGCTCGGCTGGCTAAAGCGCGATGACGGGCTGGACATACCCGAGCGTCATCTGGGTCTGGTGCCTGCTGTGGAACGCGGCGAGCTGGAGCCGCTTTTCCAGCGTGCGGCAGAGTTGATCCGCGCGGGCACCGATCTGGAGGCGCTGCGGGCATTGGCGGATTCGGCTCCGCCGTTGTCTCTGCCCGCGCAGCCATTATTTGCCCCGGATCGGCTTCCAGCGGAAGGCTCGCAGGTCGCGACCGGGGAGCGCCCCGTCATTGCCGTCGCCAAAGATGCGGCGTTCAATTTCTACTACCCGGAGAATCTGGACTTGCTGCGTCAGTCGGGAGCAGAAATTGCCTATTTTAGTCCACTGGCGGGAGAGCGCGTTCCTCAGCACGCCAGTGGCCTATATCTGGGAGGCGGCTTTCCTGAGGAGTTTGCCGCAGCTATCGCTGCCAATACAGGCTTTTTGGAGGATATCCGCAGCGCAGTACGCCAGGATATGCCCATATTTGCTGAATGTGGCGGTTACATGGTGCTGGCGCGGACACTTACGGATCGTGCTGGCAGCGTTCATCGCATGGCTGGAGTCATTCCGTCCGATGTCCGAATGCAGGAGAAGCGGGCCGCATTGGGATATCGGGAAGCGACCGCATTGCAGGATTGCCTGTTGCTGGAGGCTGGAGAGACAATTCGGGGCCATGAATTTCATTATTCGGTGATGGCCTACGATGAATCGTCCACTCCCTACCCCTATGCCTATCAGACCAAGGGGATGCGTGGACTCCAGAGCGAGGGCTACGCGCAAGGGAACCTTTTGGCAGCCTACACCCATATACATCTGGCCTCTCTTCCTAAAGCGGCAGCACGCTGGGTGGAGAAATGCAGGGCTTATGGTCAGTGA
- a CDS encoding phasin family protein, giving the protein MSDLFKKAISLGWGLTIVSKEKVEKAVEDLVSRGELAPSESKALIDRLIERGAEEQSQFKTLIREQISRILQELEVPTQNDVASLEQRVALLEKQVAELEKEKAALTGSSDAEEANRLD; this is encoded by the coding sequence ATGAGCGATTTGTTCAAAAAAGCCATCTCATTGGGATGGGGCCTCACTATTGTCAGCAAAGAAAAGGTGGAAAAAGCCGTCGAGGATCTTGTAAGCCGGGGAGAACTTGCGCCCTCAGAATCGAAAGCTCTGATCGATCGTCTGATCGAACGGGGTGCAGAGGAACAGAGCCAATTCAAAACGCTGATCCGCGAGCAGATTAGCCGCATTTTGCAGGAGCTGGAAGTACCTACCCAAAATGATGTCGCAAGTTTGGAGCAACGTGTGGCATTATTGGAAAAACAGGTAGCAGAATTGGAAAAAGAAAAGGCTGCGCTTACGGGTTCGAGCGATGCCGAAGAAGCGAATCGGCTGGATTAA
- a CDS encoding helix-turn-helix domain-containing protein, which translates to MEIQNRYHFKLGDILEELDISRNKLAVEAKIRPATVIDMVNGKTKRLELETLVHILDALNRFARQRRFTRTITLADIVEYIPEDEAHEY; encoded by the coding sequence ATGGAGATTCAAAATAGATATCATTTTAAACTTGGTGATATTTTAGAAGAACTTGATATTTCCCGCAATAAACTGGCCGTAGAAGCAAAAATACGTCCGGCTACTGTAATAGATATGGTAAATGGCAAAACCAAAAGACTTGAACTGGAAACACTAGTCCATATACTTGATGCTTTGAATAGATTTGCCCGCCAGCGTAGATTTACTAGGACTATTACTCTTGCTGATATTGTAGAATATATACCTGAAGATGAGGCCCATGAATATTAA
- a CDS encoding amino acid ABC transporter ATP-binding protein, giving the protein MGEAVEVLLEIRGLHKSFGDRKVLQQINLDVTQGEVVVILGPSGCGKSTLLRCLNGLEPVQGGDIRYRGQDLTDKKVNWREVRQHIGMVFQNYELFPHMTVLENILLGPLKVQRRNKQEALEQAEQLLERVGLLDRKDAYPRQLSGGQKQRIAIVRALCMNPEIMLFDEVTASLDPEMVREVLDVMRELAQQGMTMIIVTHEMGFAKSVGDRIVFMDQGQICEMTTPQQFFTQPQTERAQHFLDIFQYETT; this is encoded by the coding sequence ATGGGAGAGGCTGTGGAGGTTTTACTGGAAATTCGAGGGCTGCACAAAAGCTTCGGGGATCGAAAAGTGCTGCAACAGATTAATCTGGACGTAACGCAAGGGGAAGTCGTGGTTATTCTAGGTCCTTCGGGATGTGGAAAAAGCACGCTTCTCCGATGTCTCAATGGTCTGGAGCCAGTCCAGGGTGGGGATATCCGTTATAGAGGACAGGACCTGACGGATAAAAAAGTGAATTGGCGTGAGGTGCGGCAGCATATCGGCATGGTGTTCCAGAACTACGAGCTATTTCCGCATATGACGGTCTTGGAAAATATATTGCTTGGCCCGCTTAAAGTTCAGCGAAGAAACAAGCAGGAGGCACTTGAGCAAGCGGAGCAGCTATTGGAGCGAGTAGGTCTGCTGGATCGCAAAGATGCGTATCCAAGGCAATTATCAGGCGGGCAAAAGCAGCGGATTGCGATTGTGCGCGCCCTGTGTATGAACCCCGAAATTATGCTCTTTGACGAGGTCACCGCATCCTTGGACCCGGAAATGGTCAGAGAGGTGCTGGATGTCATGCGAGAGCTGGCCCAACAGGGCATGACTATGATTATCGTGACGCATGAAATGGGCTTTGCCAAGTCGGTAGGAGATCGTATCGTTTTTATGGATCAAGGGCAGATATGTGAAATGACTACCCCGCAGCAATTTTTTACCCAACCGCAAACAGAGCGTGCTCAGCACTTTCTGGATATATTTCAGTACGAAACCACATGA
- a CDS encoding ThuA domain-containing protein — MDRRKALLLGDYSYPEFHPLQGVDEEISHILQDWMTVQCSENRKMLLKENLASFDLCISYCDSRKEVLSPQQTAGLLSYVSGGGGLLVLHNGITLQGRYEIAQLMGARFQRHPAAGPLSFKVTEPDHPIMEGIEPFEIQEEPYRFDFDPFTEKTLLMEYEYEGQWWPAAWSLSYGLGRVVYLMPGHNQPSFQHEGYRKLLLQAAKWAGRFPG; from the coding sequence ATGGACAGAAGAAAAGCATTGCTATTAGGAGATTATTCGTACCCGGAGTTTCACCCGCTGCAAGGGGTGGACGAAGAGATTAGCCATATTTTACAAGATTGGATGACGGTACAATGCAGCGAAAATCGTAAGATGCTGCTCAAGGAAAATTTGGCCTCATTCGATCTATGTATTTCGTACTGCGATAGTCGCAAAGAGGTTTTGTCGCCTCAACAAACGGCAGGACTGCTGTCCTACGTCAGCGGCGGAGGCGGATTGCTTGTGCTGCATAATGGAATTACGCTGCAAGGACGGTATGAAATTGCACAGCTGATGGGAGCACGTTTTCAGCGGCATCCGGCTGCGGGGCCGCTTTCCTTCAAGGTAACCGAGCCGGATCACCCGATCATGGAAGGAATTGAACCGTTCGAGATCCAGGAGGAGCCGTATCGTTTTGATTTTGACCCATTCACAGAAAAAACACTGTTGATGGAATACGAGTATGAGGGCCAGTGGTGGCCAGCAGCATGGTCATTGTCCTATGGTTTGGGTCGGGTCGTCTACTTGATGCCTGGACATAATCAGCCAAGCTTCCAGCACGAGGGATACCGCAAGCTGCTGCTTCAGGCTGCCAAGTGGGCCGGACGTTTTCCGGGTTAA
- a CDS encoding substrate-binding domain-containing protein — protein sequence MNSPVSYTTEEIAKLLKISKLTVYDLIKKGEIPSYRVGKQMRVDASDLEAYKQRSKSQLLKHDPSPTPISVTIPPHSLSGGSTQNSSTAVITGQDISLDILVKHLESQQMSIRPLRSYVGSLDSLISMYQGKADIVSTHLWDGDSGEYNLPYIRKILSGFSYLVIRLLSRQAGLYVQTGNPHGLQDWKDLALPGLRLANREKGSGARILLDEQLRLHHIDRTALLGYEDESTHHMAVAGKVASGEADVGIGIEKAASIVGSVQFIPLIQEQYDIVMLRTSERQELIDHILQILHSDSFRRELGAIQGYDLSETGKILLET from the coding sequence ATGAATTCTCCTGTATCCTATACGACTGAGGAAATAGCCAAGCTACTGAAGATATCCAAGCTGACCGTCTATGATCTGATCAAAAAAGGAGAGATCCCCTCGTACCGGGTAGGTAAGCAAATGCGGGTGGATGCCAGTGATCTCGAAGCTTACAAGCAGCGCTCCAAAAGTCAACTGCTGAAGCACGATCCATCACCCACGCCCATATCCGTGACGATCCCGCCACATTCGCTATCAGGCGGTTCGACGCAGAATTCCAGTACAGCAGTCATTACTGGCCAGGACATCAGCCTCGACATTCTCGTCAAGCATCTGGAAAGCCAACAGATGTCCATTCGCCCGCTCCGCTCATATGTGGGTAGTCTGGACAGCCTCATCTCTATGTACCAGGGCAAAGCAGACATCGTCAGTACGCATCTGTGGGACGGCGACAGCGGTGAGTATAATTTGCCTTATATTCGCAAAATCCTGAGCGGCTTCTCGTACCTCGTCATCCGTCTGTTATCCCGGCAAGCAGGGCTGTATGTTCAGACAGGGAATCCTCATGGCTTGCAGGACTGGAAGGACTTGGCGCTTCCGGGGCTGCGTTTGGCCAATCGCGAGAAAGGCTCCGGCGCACGCATCCTGCTCGACGAGCAGCTCCGTCTTCATCACATAGACCGCACTGCCTTGCTCGGATATGAAGACGAATCGACGCATCATATGGCTGTGGCAGGCAAGGTCGCCTCCGGCGAAGCCGATGTTGGTATCGGAATCGAGAAGGCCGCCAGTATTGTGGGGTCCGTGCAGTTTATTCCACTCATTCAGGAGCAATACGATATCGTCATGCTGCGCACATCAGAGCGACAGGAATTGATTGATCATATATTACAGATTCTTCATTCGGACAGCTTCCGGCGGGAACTGGGAGCCATTCAGGGATATGACCTTTCTGAGACAGGAAAGATCTTGCTAGAGACATAG
- a CDS encoding amino acid ABC transporter permease, whose protein sequence is MNLDWEFIVESLPLYGEAMWLTLKIAFFAILFSLVVGLLCSIVLYYKVRGISGIIAAYIELSRNTPLLVQLYFLYYGFTKIGLHMSEMTCAIVGMTFLGGGYMAEAFRGGIEAVSKNQTESGLSLGLSKIQLARYVILPQAFAISIPSLGANAIFLLKETSIVGAIALLDLMNVAKDLIGMYYKTAESLILLVLAYLVLLLPLSMLLTWVERKVRYAEFGD, encoded by the coding sequence ATGAACTTAGACTGGGAGTTTATTGTAGAGAGCCTGCCGTTATATGGAGAAGCCATGTGGCTGACGTTGAAGATCGCCTTTTTTGCCATTCTGTTTTCACTCGTCGTCGGTTTGCTGTGCAGCATCGTACTGTATTACAAGGTGAGGGGAATCAGCGGCATCATCGCAGCTTATATTGAGCTTTCCCGAAATACACCGCTGCTTGTACAGTTGTATTTTCTGTATTACGGGTTTACGAAAATAGGTCTGCATATGAGCGAAATGACGTGTGCCATTGTGGGCATGACCTTTTTGGGTGGGGGTTATATGGCCGAGGCGTTCCGTGGTGGAATTGAAGCGGTGAGCAAAAATCAGACGGAATCCGGGCTGAGTCTCGGACTGTCCAAGATACAACTGGCGAGATATGTTATTTTGCCACAGGCTTTTGCCATCAGTATTCCGTCCTTGGGAGCGAATGCGATTTTTCTGCTTAAGGAGACATCCATTGTTGGCGCCATTGCGTTATTAGATCTGATGAATGTGGCAAAAGACCTGATCGGCATGTACTACAAAACGGCAGAATCGCTGATTCTGCTGGTACTGGCATATCTCGTTCTGCTTTTACCTTTGTCGATGCTGCTGACGTGGGTGGAAAGGAAGGTGCGATATGCTGAGTTCGGGGATTAA